A window of Myxococcota bacterium genomic DNA:
AAGTACGACCGGATCGTGCGTTACGACGAGTATTTCGCCACCAAGATCCTGGTCGAGAACGGGCGGGCGGTGGGCGTGGCCGCGTTCGACATCCGCACGGGCAAGATGCACGCGGTGCTCGGGCGCGCAGTCATCCTGTGCACCGGCGGCGCGGGCCGCATCTTCCCGTTCACCACGAACGCGGCTGTGAAGACCGGCGACGGCATGGCGCTCGCGTACCGCGCCGGTGTCGGCCTGAAAGACATGGAGTTCGTGCAGTACCACCCGACCGGCCTGCCGGGCACCGGCATCCTCATGACCGAGGCGTCGCGCGGCGAGGGCGGGTATCTCAAGAACAACAAGGGCGAGCGCTTCCTCGTCACTTACGACTACGGCGTGGGCAACAAGGCCGAGCTCGGCCCGCGCGACATGGTGAGCCGCGCCGAGATGCGCGAGTTCCAGGCCGGCCGCGGCTTCAAGGGCCCCTACGGCGACTACGTGCACCTGGAGCTCATGCACCTGGGCGAGGAGAAGATCGACAAGAGACTCCCGTTCGTGCGCGAGCTGGCCAAGAACTACGTGGGCGTCGATCCGGTGTGGCAGCCGATCCCCGTGCGGCCGGTCGTGCACTACATGATGGGCGGCGTCGACACCGACTCACACGGCGCGACCGAGATGCCGGGCCTGTACGCGGCCGGCGAGTGCGCGTGCGTGTCGATCAACGGCGCCAACCGCCTGGGCTCGAACTCGCTCACCGAGTGTCTCGTGTTCGGTGCGCGCTCCGGCCGGCACGCGGCCGAGTTCGCCGCGGGCTCGAGCCAGGGCTCCGAGACGGCGGCGCTCGAGCAGGCCAGGTCGGAAGAGGCGCGGCTCGCCCGGCTGCGCGGCAAGCACGGCGGCGAGAAGATCGCGCAGATCCGGCGCGAGCTGAACCACGCCACCGAGTCGGGCTGCGGCGTGTTCCGCGAAGAGGAGTCGATGCGCGCGGCGTTCGACACGATCGTGCAGCTCAAGGGCCGCTACGCCGACATCGGCCTGTCGGACACGAGTCAGATCTTCAACACCGAGGTCGTGCAGGCGCTCGAGCTCGGCAACATGCTCGACGTGGCCGAGGCGGT
This region includes:
- a CDS encoding FAD-binding protein; its protein translation is MPGRNPVECGAERGGRLDAIRHDIILVGGGGAGLRAAIAAVEANPKLSVACVSKLYPMRSHTVSAEGGAAGAAREDDSLDLHAYDTLKGSDFLADQDAVELFVEAAPKELTQLEHWGCPWSREKDGRVAVRFFGGMSVKRTWYATDKTGFHMLHALFQTSLKYDRIVRYDEYFATKILVENGRAVGVAAFDIRTGKMHAVLGRAVILCTGGAGRIFPFTTNAAVKTGDGMALAYRAGVGLKDMEFVQYHPTGLPGTGILMTEASRGEGGYLKNNKGERFLVTYDYGVGNKAELGPRDMVSRAEMREFQAGRGFKGPYGDYVHLELMHLGEEKIDKRLPFVRELAKNYVGVDPVWQPIPVRPVVHYMMGGVDTDSHGATEMPGLYAAGECACVSINGANRLGSNSLTECLVFGARSGRHAAEFAAGSSQGSETAALEQARSEEARLARLRGKHGGEKIAQIRRELNHATESGCGVFREEESMRAAFDTIVQLKGRYADIGLSDTSQIFNTEVVQALELGNMLDVAEAVALSALERRESRGAHTRTDYTTRDDKQWWKHSLVKFAPDGPRLSYKPVVKTRWELEERKY